The following proteins are encoded in a genomic region of Toxotes jaculatrix isolate fToxJac2 chromosome 3, fToxJac2.pri, whole genome shotgun sequence:
- the LOC121178788 gene encoding deoxynucleotidyltransferase terminal-interacting protein 1 isoform X2, with protein sequence MGANRSEGGRDWLEQDGQDQPEQTPPWNMMIKHRQIHRRGRRSHMTVSYTDPQVSMDLLRAVLQPSFNDDIMAVFRKYQKFFEKAAENVKENMGDDIQTDQLIREACRNVLEHAKQLFPEGEMKKAGPEVAIKRSRPPDEDCSQRGSPLIKKRKTRPGAALVSSDRPQTFSSQVKPKSDPIKREGPKWDPSRLNDSSTFVLGSRANKALGMGGTRGRIYIKHADLFKYAADAKDKQWLAEQHHMRATGGKMAYLLIEEDIQDLSRTDEYKDCPELRMDEMKPFTVPLWMVEKMQRAMDAQRDADL encoded by the exons ATGGGAGCCAACCGCAGTGAGGGAGGCCGGGACTGGCTGGAGCAGGACGGACAGGATCAGCCGGAGCAGACCCCG cCGTGGAACATGAtgatcaaacacagacagattcaCAGACGAGGACGACGCTCACACATGACAGTCAG ctaCACAGATCCTCAGGTGTCCATGGACCTGCTGAGGGCGGTGCTTCAGCCCAGCTTCAACGATGACATCATGGCTGTGTTCAGGAAGTACCAGAAG ttcTTTGAGAAGGCAGCGGAGAATGTGAAGGAGAACATGGGAGATGACATCCagactgatcagctgatcagagaGGCCTGCAGGAACGTTCTGGAACAT GCCAAACAGCTGTTTCCAGAGGGGGAAATGAAGAAGGCGGGGCCAGAGGTCGCCATCAAG AGGTCCAGACCTCCTGACGAAGACTGCAGTCAGAGAGGAAGTCCCCTCATCAAGAAG aGAAAAACCCGTCCTGGCGCTGCGCTCGTCTCCTCTGATCGGCCTCAGACCTTCTCCTCTCA AGTGAAGCCGAAGTCTGATCCCATCAAGAGAGAAGGACCAAAG tggGATCCGTCCAGACTGAACGACAGCAGCACATTTGTTCTTGGCTCCAGAGCAAACAA GGCGCTGGGGATGGGCGGGACCAGAGGACGGATCTACATTAAACACGCCGACCTGTtcaag tatgctGCAGATGCAAAGGACAAGCAGTGGCTGGCAGAGCAACATCACATGAGAGCGACAGGAGGGAAGATG gcctACCTGCTGATTGAGGAGGACATCCAGGATCTCTCACGCACTGACGAGTACAA GGACTGTCCAGAACTCCGGATGGACGAGATGAAGCCGTTCACTGTTCCTCTGTGGATGGTGGAGAAGATGCAGAGAGCCATGgacgctcagagagacgctgacctctga
- the LOC121178788 gene encoding deoxynucleotidyltransferase terminal-interacting protein 1 isoform X1 yields the protein MGANRSEGGRDWLEQDGQDQPEQTPKPWNMMIKHRQIHRRGRRSHMTVSYTDPQVSMDLLRAVLQPSFNDDIMAVFRKYQKFFEKAAENVKENMGDDIQTDQLIREACRNVLEHAKQLFPEGEMKKAGPEVAIKRSRPPDEDCSQRGSPLIKKRKTRPGAALVSSDRPQTFSSQVKPKSDPIKREGPKWDPSRLNDSSTFVLGSRANKALGMGGTRGRIYIKHADLFKYAADAKDKQWLAEQHHMRATGGKMAYLLIEEDIQDLSRTDEYKDCPELRMDEMKPFTVPLWMVEKMQRAMDAQRDADL from the exons ATGGGAGCCAACCGCAGTGAGGGAGGCCGGGACTGGCTGGAGCAGGACGGACAGGATCAGCCGGAGCAGACCCCG aagcCGTGGAACATGAtgatcaaacacagacagattcaCAGACGAGGACGACGCTCACACATGACAGTCAG ctaCACAGATCCTCAGGTGTCCATGGACCTGCTGAGGGCGGTGCTTCAGCCCAGCTTCAACGATGACATCATGGCTGTGTTCAGGAAGTACCAGAAG ttcTTTGAGAAGGCAGCGGAGAATGTGAAGGAGAACATGGGAGATGACATCCagactgatcagctgatcagagaGGCCTGCAGGAACGTTCTGGAACAT GCCAAACAGCTGTTTCCAGAGGGGGAAATGAAGAAGGCGGGGCCAGAGGTCGCCATCAAG AGGTCCAGACCTCCTGACGAAGACTGCAGTCAGAGAGGAAGTCCCCTCATCAAGAAG aGAAAAACCCGTCCTGGCGCTGCGCTCGTCTCCTCTGATCGGCCTCAGACCTTCTCCTCTCA AGTGAAGCCGAAGTCTGATCCCATCAAGAGAGAAGGACCAAAG tggGATCCGTCCAGACTGAACGACAGCAGCACATTTGTTCTTGGCTCCAGAGCAAACAA GGCGCTGGGGATGGGCGGGACCAGAGGACGGATCTACATTAAACACGCCGACCTGTtcaag tatgctGCAGATGCAAAGGACAAGCAGTGGCTGGCAGAGCAACATCACATGAGAGCGACAGGAGGGAAGATG gcctACCTGCTGATTGAGGAGGACATCCAGGATCTCTCACGCACTGACGAGTACAA GGACTGTCCAGAACTCCGGATGGACGAGATGAAGCCGTTCACTGTTCCTCTGTGGATGGTGGAGAAGATGCAGAGAGCCATGgacgctcagagagacgctgacctctga
- the polr2j gene encoding DNA-directed RNA polymerase II subunit RPB11-a has protein sequence MNAPPAFESFLLFEGEKKISISKDTKVPNACLFTLNKEDHTLGNIIRAQLLKDPQVLFAGYKVPHPLEHKIVIRVQTTPDYSPQEAFTNAITDLISELSLLEERFRVAIKDKQEGIE, from the exons ATGAACGCGCCTCCTGCCTTTGAGTCGTTTCTGCTGtttgaaggagagaagaagatcAGCATCAGCAAGGACACGAAGGTCCCCAATGCCTGTCTGTTCACTCTGAACAAGGAGGACCACACGCTGGGCAACATCATCCGGGC tcagctgttgAAGGATCCTCAGGTTCTGTTTGCGGGTTATAAAGTTCCTCATCCTCTGGAGCACAAGATCGTCATCAGAGTCCAGACCACACCTGACTACAGTCCACAG GAAGCATTTACAAACGCCATCACAGACCTGATCAGTGAGCTGTCTCTGCTGGAGGAGCGCTTCAGAGTTGCCatcaaagacaaacaggaagggATCGAGTGA
- the ube2c gene encoding ubiquitin-conjugating enzyme E2 C encodes MASQNMDPAATAASSTAALKGSESGGSAARSSVSKRLQQELMTLMMSGDKGISAFPESDNLFKWIGTIDGAQGTVYEGLRYRLSLDFPAGYPYQAPRVKFVTPCFHPNVDEQGFICLDILKDKWSALYDVRSILLSIQSLLGEPNNESPLNTTAAELWEDQEAFKAHLHSTFQK; translated from the exons ATGGCCTCCCAGAACATGGACCCCGCAGCGACTGCAGCGTCCTCTACGGCCGCTCTGAAGGGAAGCGAGAGCGGCGGCAGCGCTGCCAGAAGCTCGGTGTCCAAACG gctgcagcaggagctcatGACTCTGATG ATGTCCGGTGATAAGGGGATCTCAGCGTTTCCAGAATCAGATAATCTCTTCAAATGGATTGGAACCATTGACGGAGCTCAGGGGACA gtgtACGAGGGTCTCAGGTACCGTCTGTCTCTGGACTTTCCTGCCGGTTACCCATATCAGGCCCCTCGCGTGAAGTTCGTCACTCCGTGTTTTCATCCCAACGTGGACGAGCAGGGATTCATCTGTCTCGACATCCTGAAGGACAAGTGGTCGGCATTGTACGATGTCCGCTCCATCCTGCTGTCCATCCAGAGCCTGCTGGGAG AGCCGAACAACGAGAGTCCTCTGAACACGACAGCAGCTGAACTCTGGGAGGATCAGGAAG CCTTCAAAGCTCATCTACACTCGACTTTCCAGAAGTGA
- the zgc:109913 gene encoding regulator of G-protein signaling 9-binding protein, which translates to MSRWRRSVDELAVRRRQQSECERAQEALSRVTSCFQQLVASLGGSADCSFLRDEMDETRALAHRICSGLSRRLVRLLSDCDSVPSGVEERQVSERLWVLFLSALENFLSDLRKARDLIGQFPLTQRYDRRSLVNTGCIDGVVGVAARVALVQVPWLTLEEQPSPDLTNHITGLEAMLSEMQLRVPVAFWMVEATQPAWAEARGELDEPDVSLEDLMEVEVVSNNNKMAACCQPPCCGLGCVG; encoded by the exons ATGAGTCGGTGGCGTCGGTCGGTGGACGAGCTGGCAGTGCGGCGCCGGCAGCAGAGCGAGTGTGAGCGCGCGCAGGAGGCTCTCAGTCgggtcacttcctgtttccagcaGCTGGTGGCGTCGCTCGGTGGCTCGGCGGACTGCAGCTTCCTACGAGACGAGATGGATGAGACGAGGGCACTCGCTCACCGGATCTGCAGTG gtctGTCTCGGCGTCTGGTAcgtctgctgtcagactgtgaCTCCGTCCCCTCAGGTGTAGAGGAAAGACAGGTGTCGGAGCGTCTCTGGGTTCTCTTCCTGTCAGCGTTGGAGAACTTCCTGTCTGACCTCCGTAAGGCGAGGGATCTGATTGGACAGTTCCCTCTGACTCAGCGCTACGATAGGCGCTCGTTGGTCAACACAG GATGTATCGATGGCGTGGTGGGCGTGGCAGCCCGAGTGGCTTTAGTCCAGGTGCCTTGGCTCACCTTGGAGGAGCAACCGAGTCCTGATCTGACCAATCACATCACGGGACTGGAGGCCATGCTGAGTGAGATGCAGctgagg GTGCCCGTTGCATTCTGGATGGTGGAGGCGACGCAGCCGGCCTGGGCCGAAGCTCGCGGTGAGCTGGACGAGCCGGACGTCAGCCTGGAGGACCTGATGGAGGTCGAGGTCgtctccaacaacaacaagatgGCCGCCTGCTGCCAGCCGCCGTGCTGCGGACTGGGCTGTGTTGGGTAG
- the LOC121179527 gene encoding E3 ubiquitin-protein ligase RNF182, translating to MSHLKEAEPGRELEGKVQTWAQSLVYTLEELECKICYNRYDTRSRKPKLLGCLHRVCAKCLKKMVDMGESSPSIISCPFCRHETHVPDEEVWLMEDDRHILAVLSCQDRVRRGGGGGGEVVLSPTSLTAGAGGTEVSHQSSDCLVITIMELPEESPSSDSLSTLNVVGLYRPPSLDSLPCNLPAQKCHTWTSRSFPRCLLGALCLVYFSSLPLGIYLLMIGQLWLGVVLVSLVPSTLLLLVLYGFCQCLCHELMEAVATRTHTLP from the exons ATGAGTCACCTGAAGGAGGCGGAGCCTGGGCGGGAGCTGGAGGGCAAG GTGCAGACCTGGGCTCAGTCTCTGGTTTACACTCTGGAGGAACTTGAGTGTAAAATCTGTTACAACCGCTACGACACTCGCAGCCGGAAACCCAAGCTGCTGGGCTGCCTGCACCGAGTCTGCGCCAAGTGTCTGAAGAAGATGGTGGACATGG GAGAGTCGTCGCCCTCCATCATCAGCTGTCCGTTCTGTCGCCACGAGACCCACGTCCCGGACGAAGAG GTGTGGCTGATGGAGGATGACCGACACATCCTGGCTGTTCTTTCGTGTCAAGACCGGGTgcggcgaggaggaggaggcggaggggaGGTGGTGCTGAGTCCCACCAGTTTGACCG caggagcaggaggcaCAGAGGTGTCCCACCAGTCCTCAGACTGTCTGGTCATCACAATCATGGAACTCCCTGAGGAGTCTCcgtcctctgactcactgagtACGCTCAATGTGGTGGGCCTGTACCGTCCCCCCAGCCTGGACTCGCTGCCCTGCAACCTGCCTGCTCAGAAATGTCACACCTGGACGTCCCGCAGCTTCCCCCGCTGCCTGCTGGGGGCGCTGTGTCTG GTGTACTTCAGCTCCCTGCCCCTGGGGATTTACCTGCTAATGATTGGTCAGCTGTGGCTGGGCGTGGTCCTGGTCAGTCTGGTTCCCtccacgctgctgctgctcgtcCTCTACGGCttctgtcagtgtctctgcCATGAGCTGATGGAGGCGGTTgccacgcgcacacacacgctgccaTGA